Proteins encoded by one window of Vitis vinifera cultivar Pinot Noir 40024 chromosome 10, ASM3070453v1:
- the LOC100248135 gene encoding uncharacterized protein LOC100248135, producing the protein MAEDFELDLEELRHLQSIAKRPRIVSLISSEIRNLEKLSKAAVSTSTLQTPAPLPTPASATSTPALNYVTLGSFSWDQDNEKVKIYVSLEGVEQEKMDTLFKPTSIDVKFHEVQGKNYRCAIPKLNKEIVPEKCKVVIKPTRVIITLFKASKGNWLDLKFKEDKLKPDLDKERDPMAGIMDLMKNMYEEGDDEMKQTIAKAWSDARSGKTADPLKGYH; encoded by the exons ATGGCGGAAGATTTCGAGCTAGACTTGGAGGAACTTCGCCATCTCCAAAGCATTGCCAAGAGGCCTCGGATTGTCTCACTTATCTCCTCTGAGATTCGCAACTTGGAAAAG TTATCAAAAGCAGCCGTTTCTACATCTACCTTGCAAACTCCTGCTCCACTTCCAACTCCAGCAAGTGCTACCTCCACTCCAGCATTGAACTATGTCACACTTGGATCATTCAGTTGGGATCAAGATAATGAAAAAGTCAAG ATATATGTGTCCCTGGAAGGTGTTGAGCAGGAGAAAATGGATACACTGTTCAAGCCAACGTCCATTGATGTCAAATTTCATGAGGTTCAAGGTAAGAACTACAGATGTGCTATACCAAAATTGAACAAGGAGATTGTGCCTGAGAAATGTAAGGTGGTAATCAAACCTACAAGAGTAATCATCACATTGTTCAAAGCTTCTAAGGGGAACTGGTTAGATTTGAAGTTCAAAGAAGACAAG CTGAAGCCAGATCTGGACAAGGAACGAGATCCTATGGCAGGAATTATGGACTTAATGAAG AATATGTATGAGGAAGGGGATgatgaaatgaaacaaacaatTGCTAAAGCATGGTCTGATGCAAGATCTGGCAAGACAGCAGACCCACTGAAGGGATATCACTGA